A section of the Spirosoma pollinicola genome encodes:
- a CDS encoding sensor histidine kinase, with the protein MIVTRVLCLLFVALGFAQLSKAQSPTRRFSYLTTNQGLSQNNVTCILKDRKGFMWFGTRDGLNKFDGYTYTLYRNDPLKPTSLSHSYIHALLEDKQGRLWVGTDDGGLNLFDASTETFTNYQHRPGRPNSLAHNKVMAIAQDAGGFLWIGTGGGGLDRFDSRHKTFTHFIHQPQRPGSLSHDQVSSVFIDKMGVIWVGTLGGGLNKLNPSTASFTHYSHNAADARSLSQNRVTSCLEDSKGRFWVATEGGLNQLDRVTGLCTRFLQGTSLLSHNDVKALAEDNTHTLWIGTQNGGINLLHPDGRFSYYAYQVDNTGGLNSGSIYCLYRDAIGTMWIGTYSGGVNKLDVTPLKFDLYQRTRLNTNKLSNNNILTVLQDQGGDLWLGTDGGGLNRLKKGGSVFRAYQDISRLAASMSRNFVLTLYEDRHKQLWTGNYKGGLTLLDRATNTFKPKGNLSPVSISAILEARDGMMWLGTFEEGLIRYDKTTGQLTRYPARPGQTGQLNNQTITALWEDRAGNIWLGTDGGGINVFHPSQQTFTQYVQDRSKPHSLSNNRVNCLFESTRGQLWIGTSGGLNRFDPRTQSFLVYRQKDGLANEVIQSILEDKRGVLWLGTNKGLIGFDPLTHRIRNYDARDGLQESPFNRMAAFQSSSGQLFFGGLSGLNSFYPDSLRDNRFIPPVYITDFQLFNKSIRMGDEQTLLTRPISDTRDITLSYQQSVLSFEFAALNYTVSEKNQYAYKLEGFDQHWIQAGTQRKVTYTNLDPGDYVLRVKAANNDGVWNQRGTFVKLHIIPPVWQTGWFKSLVILLLLGSLYALYGWRIKGIQARQVTLQNQVNEQIRQTTQQKQTELVLQQSLEREKELNQLKSQFVATASHEFRTPLTTISSSAHLISMYLAKPQHIATPAIEKHLKVIARQVKNVDELLTDLLTMGTIEAGKVTSQPRWVDISGLCQQVIASHFSHQRDGRVVQLSVQGVAYTTFLDEKLLGHTLINLLSNAFKYSQSDPHLVLCYTTEAVMIQVIDWGIGIPASDLSSLFQTFFRAGNTEGIQGTGLGLVIAQQYVALQGGTLTVQSEEGIGSTFTIVLPNGTSGSKQDAKPT; encoded by the coding sequence TTGATCGTCACTCGAGTTCTATGCCTACTGTTCGTCGCTCTAGGGTTCGCCCAGCTAAGCAAAGCACAGTCGCCCACCCGCAGGTTTTCCTACCTGACCACCAATCAGGGACTCTCCCAGAATAACGTCACCTGCATCCTCAAGGACCGAAAAGGCTTTATGTGGTTCGGTACCCGCGATGGACTCAATAAATTCGACGGGTATACCTATACCCTGTATCGAAATGATCCCCTTAAGCCCACTAGTCTGAGCCATAGCTATATTCATGCCCTGCTGGAGGATAAACAGGGCCGATTGTGGGTGGGTACCGATGATGGGGGGCTTAATTTATTTGATGCCAGCACCGAAACCTTTACCAACTATCAGCATAGGCCGGGTCGACCAAACAGTCTGGCGCACAACAAGGTCATGGCCATTGCTCAGGATGCCGGGGGCTTCCTGTGGATCGGCACGGGGGGAGGGGGGCTGGATCGGTTTGATAGTCGACATAAAACGTTTACTCATTTTATCCATCAACCCCAGCGACCGGGTAGTTTAAGCCATGATCAGGTCAGTTCCGTCTTTATCGATAAAATGGGCGTCATCTGGGTGGGTACCCTGGGGGGCGGTTTGAATAAACTGAATCCATCGACGGCCTCCTTTACGCATTACAGTCATAATGCAGCCGATGCCCGCTCCCTGAGTCAAAATCGGGTAACCTCCTGTCTGGAAGATTCCAAGGGCCGCTTCTGGGTGGCGACGGAAGGAGGATTGAACCAGCTGGACCGGGTAACGGGCCTTTGTACCCGCTTTTTACAGGGCACGAGTTTGCTGAGCCATAATGATGTGAAAGCCCTGGCCGAAGACAACACCCATACCCTATGGATCGGCACCCAAAATGGAGGGATTAATCTGCTACACCCCGATGGTCGCTTTTCCTATTACGCCTATCAGGTCGACAATACCGGCGGACTTAACAGCGGCTCCATCTATTGCTTGTATCGGGACGCCATCGGTACCATGTGGATTGGTACCTATTCGGGGGGCGTCAATAAGCTTGATGTAACCCCCTTGAAATTTGACCTCTACCAACGGACCCGCCTCAACACCAATAAGCTGAGCAATAATAATATTTTGACGGTGCTACAGGACCAAGGGGGGGATTTGTGGTTGGGCACCGATGGGGGCGGGCTCAATCGACTCAAAAAAGGAGGGTCGGTTTTTAGGGCTTACCAAGATATCAGTCGGCTGGCCGCTTCAATGAGCCGCAACTTTGTCCTTACCCTGTATGAAGACCGGCATAAACAACTCTGGACGGGTAACTATAAGGGGGGGCTAACGTTATTGGATCGGGCCACCAATACGTTTAAGCCGAAGGGAAATTTAAGTCCGGTAAGTATAAGTGCTATTCTGGAGGCCCGCGATGGGATGATGTGGCTGGGCACCTTCGAAGAGGGCTTGATTCGCTACGACAAAACGACAGGTCAGCTAACCAGGTACCCCGCCCGGCCGGGGCAGACGGGCCAACTCAACAACCAAACCATCACGGCCCTGTGGGAGGATCGGGCCGGTAACATTTGGCTGGGGACTGATGGCGGTGGCATCAATGTGTTCCATCCGTCTCAGCAGACCTTTACCCAGTACGTTCAGGACAGGAGTAAGCCCCACAGTCTGAGCAATAATCGGGTCAACTGTCTGTTTGAAAGCACCAGGGGACAACTTTGGATCGGTACCAGCGGGGGGTTGAACCGATTTGACCCGCGCACCCAATCGTTTTTAGTTTACCGCCAGAAAGATGGATTAGCCAACGAAGTTATCCAAAGCATTCTGGAAGATAAGCGGGGCGTACTGTGGCTAGGCACCAACAAGGGCCTGATTGGCTTTGATCCCCTCACGCACCGCATTCGCAACTATGATGCCCGTGATGGCTTACAGGAAAGCCCTTTCAACCGGATGGCCGCTTTTCAAAGCTCGAGTGGCCAACTTTTTTTTGGGGGTTTAAGCGGGCTAAATAGTTTTTATCCCGACAGCCTGCGGGACAATCGGTTCATCCCCCCCGTCTACATTACGGATTTCCAATTGTTCAATAAATCAATTCGAATGGGCGATGAGCAAACCTTATTGACCAGGCCCATCAGTGATACCCGTGATATTACCCTTTCCTACCAGCAATCGGTACTCTCCTTCGAATTCGCGGCCCTGAATTACACCGTATCGGAGAAGAATCAATATGCCTATAAACTGGAGGGTTTTGATCAACACTGGATTCAGGCGGGTACTCAGCGCAAGGTAACCTATACGAATCTGGATCCGGGCGACTATGTATTGCGGGTAAAAGCGGCCAATAACGATGGGGTTTGGAATCAGCGGGGAACGTTTGTTAAGCTCCATATTATTCCACCGGTTTGGCAGACGGGTTGGTTTAAAAGTTTGGTAATCTTGTTGCTGTTGGGTAGTTTGTACGCCCTGTACGGTTGGCGGATCAAGGGTATTCAGGCCCGGCAAGTCACTTTACAAAACCAGGTTAACGAGCAAATCCGCCAGACGACCCAGCAAAAACAAACCGAACTGGTTCTTCAGCAATCATTGGAGCGGGAGAAAGAACTCAATCAACTTAAGTCCCAGTTTGTAGCCACCGCCTCGCACGAGTTTCGTACTCCCCTAACCACCATCAGTAGTAGTGCTCATCTAATCAGCATGTATCTGGCCAAACCACAGCATATCGCTACGCCTGCCATTGAAAAGCACCTGAAAGTGATTGCCCGGCAGGTTAAAAATGTAGACGAGTTATTGACTGACCTACTCACAATGGGCACGATCGAAGCGGGGAAAGTGACCTCCCAGCCGCGCTGGGTTGACATCAGCGGTTTGTGCCAGCAAGTCATAGCGAGCCATTTTAGTCACCAGCGGGACGGCCGGGTGGTCCAGCTTTCGGTGCAAGGTGTAGCCTATACGACGTTCCTGGATGAAAAGTTGCTGGGGCATACGCTGATCAATTTGCTGTCTAATGCCTTTAAGTACTCCCAAAGTGACCCGCACTTAGTGCTTTGCTATACAACCGAAGCGGTCATGATTCAAGTCATTGATTGGGGTATTGGTATCCCGGCCAGCGATCTTTCATCCTTATTCCAGACCTTTTTTCGAGCGGGTAATACTGAAGGTATTCAGGGTACGGGTTTAGGACTGGTCATTGCCCAGCAGTATGTGGCGCTCCAAGGAGGCACCCTAACGGTTCAGAGTGAAGAAGGTATTGGCAGCACGTTCACTATTGTTTTACCTAATGGGACTTCCGGGTCAAAACAGGATGCTAAACCCACCTAA
- a CDS encoding helix-turn-helix domain-containing protein produces MIHYDTIKKYADRFNNRTQHPLISLVDFNQSKPLLREKFTLSLYAIILKETNCGDLRYGNQYYDYAEGTMVFFGPGQIITNEPEGEPHQPYGKALVFHPDLIKGTSLGKQIHDYSFFSYQSHEALHLSDKERDVVITCFDNITSEVSQNIDRHSKQLIVANLELLLKYCLRFYDRQFITREHANHGILEQFEAELNEYLFGEKLGTEGVPTVAYFAQALNLSPNYFGDLIKKETGKSALEFIQLHLIDLAKERLFDTSKSVSKIAYELGFKYPQHFTRFFKQKVGVSPIEYRGLN; encoded by the coding sequence ATGATCCACTATGACACGATCAAAAAATATGCGGATAGGTTCAACAATCGAACCCAGCATCCGCTCATCAGTCTGGTTGATTTTAATCAGTCGAAGCCCCTTCTCCGGGAGAAGTTTACGCTCAGCCTTTACGCCATTATCCTTAAAGAGACGAACTGCGGTGATCTGCGGTACGGCAACCAGTATTATGATTATGCCGAAGGAACGATGGTCTTTTTCGGGCCTGGGCAGATCATCACCAATGAGCCGGAAGGGGAACCGCATCAACCGTATGGGAAGGCCCTGGTCTTTCATCCCGACCTGATAAAAGGCACCAGTCTGGGTAAACAGATCCACGATTATTCATTTTTCAGTTACCAGTCTCATGAGGCTTTGCATCTTTCCGACAAAGAAAGGGACGTCGTGATAACTTGCTTTGATAATATAACCAGCGAAGTCAGCCAAAACATTGATCGCCACAGTAAGCAGTTGATCGTGGCGAACCTGGAATTGCTCTTGAAGTACTGTTTGCGCTTTTATGATCGGCAATTCATCACTCGGGAGCACGCGAATCACGGCATCCTGGAGCAGTTCGAAGCGGAACTAAACGAGTACTTATTCGGCGAAAAATTAGGTACCGAGGGCGTGCCCACCGTCGCCTACTTCGCCCAGGCGCTGAACTTATCGCCCAATTACTTCGGCGATCTGATCAAGAAGGAAACGGGGAAGTCGGCCCTGGAATTCATCCAACTGCATCTGATTGACCTAGCGAAAGAGCGGCTGTTCGACACCAGTAAATCGGTGAGCAAAATAGCCTATGAACTAGGGTTTAAGTATCCTCAACATTTTACCCGGTTCTTCAAACAAAAAGTGGGGGTTTCGCCGATTGAGTATCGAGGTTTGAACTAA
- a CDS encoding alpha/beta hydrolase, which produces MKQYALLVLLTGLLSTTSQGQQALTREPPLVSPEIHDNHSVTFRLKAPTATTATMSGNWMRSEGFARPSATMQKGADGIWSYTTDVLSPEFYTYSFTVDGLRAIDPNNAHVIRDVANVSNALLIDGEFANLYKVNDVPHGSVSRRWYNSPGNTKRRRITIYTPSGYEMGKETYPVLYLMHGIGGDEEAWMGLGRASQILDNLIAQGKAKPMIVVMTNGNVSQDAAPGEGSDGYTKPSFMLPQTMDGKFEETFGDILTFVDNNYRTRKTKAGRAIAGLSMGGYHTAYISQNYPNTFDYMGLFSPALNNKPEDHPQSLAYQKLDLKLKKQMDNGYKLYWVAVGRDDVPILLAGIGDFRKKMDTIGMTYEFKETDGGHTWPNWRKYLTEFAQKIF; this is translated from the coding sequence ATGAAACAGTACGCCTTACTCGTTTTATTGACTGGACTTTTGTCCACCACCAGTCAAGGTCAGCAGGCGCTGACTAGAGAGCCTCCGCTCGTTTCTCCTGAAATCCATGACAACCATTCGGTAACGTTCCGGCTAAAGGCGCCAACGGCTACGACGGCTACCATGTCGGGTAACTGGATGCGCAGTGAGGGATTCGCTCGTCCTTCCGCAACGATGCAAAAAGGAGCGGATGGAATCTGGTCTTATACCACGGACGTTTTGTCACCTGAGTTCTATACCTACTCCTTCACCGTGGACGGGTTGAGAGCCATTGATCCTAACAATGCCCATGTCATCCGGGATGTTGCCAATGTGTCGAACGCGCTGCTGATTGATGGAGAGTTCGCCAATCTGTACAAAGTCAATGACGTGCCTCACGGATCAGTGAGCCGTCGCTGGTACAACTCACCCGGTAATACGAAGCGTCGTCGGATTACTATTTATACCCCGTCTGGCTATGAAATGGGCAAAGAAACGTATCCGGTACTGTATTTGATGCATGGGATTGGGGGCGATGAGGAAGCCTGGATGGGTTTAGGCAGAGCTTCCCAGATTTTAGATAACCTGATTGCCCAGGGAAAAGCAAAACCCATGATCGTGGTCATGACCAATGGCAATGTGTCGCAGGATGCTGCGCCCGGTGAAGGAAGTGATGGGTATACGAAACCCAGTTTTATGCTACCCCAAACAATGGATGGCAAATTTGAAGAAACCTTCGGGGATATACTCACCTTCGTGGACAATAATTACCGGACCCGGAAAACCAAAGCCGGGCGAGCGATTGCCGGGTTATCTATGGGCGGATATCACACCGCTTACATCTCGCAGAACTACCCAAACACCTTCGACTATATGGGCTTATTCTCTCCCGCCCTTAACAATAAACCGGAAGATCATCCCCAGTCACTGGCGTATCAGAAGCTGGATTTAAAGTTAAAAAAGCAGATGGACAATGGCTACAAATTATACTGGGTGGCTGTTGGCCGGGATGATGTCCCCATCTTACTGGCTGGTATTGGGGACTTCCGAAAGAAAATGGACACGATTGGTATGACGTATGAATTTAAAGAAACCGATGGGGGCCACACCTGGCCAAATTGGCGTAAATACCTGACGGAATTTGCACAAAAAATTTTTTAA
- a CDS encoding Fur family transcriptional regulator: MSQDAIERRIGIDVDRATIYRVLNRFYEDGIVHKIVAEDGKQYFAVCQKCEGPNEPLPHFHFRCTQCETIQCLPIPVQFTLAEGYQVDHVNCVLTGVCKDCQEDAFNLH; encoded by the coding sequence ATGAGCCAGGATGCGATTGAACGCAGGATCGGCATCGATGTTGACCGAGCTACCATCTATCGGGTGCTCAACCGGTTCTATGAAGATGGTATCGTGCACAAGATCGTGGCTGAGGATGGTAAACAGTATTTTGCCGTCTGCCAAAAATGTGAGGGCCCGAACGAGCCCCTTCCTCATTTTCATTTCCGCTGCACTCAGTGTGAAACCATCCAGTGCTTACCCATACCGGTTCAGTTCACCTTGGCCGAGGGTTACCAGGTAGACCATGTCAATTGTGTACTGACTGGCGTATGTAAGGATTGTCAAGAAGATGCATTTAATTTACACTAA
- a CDS encoding NAD(P)/FAD-dependent oxidoreductase, with amino-acid sequence MTNTSYDVIIIGGSYAGLSTAMALGRSLRNVLIIDSGLPCNRQTPQSHNFITQDGQEPGVITQKAKAQVLAYNTVKFLHDLAISGRKIDNGFVITTQSNSSFQATKLVFASGMKDIMPDIKGFAACWGISVIHCPYCHGYEYRGQNTAMIANGDRAFHLASLVSNLTPQLTILTSGKADFKPEQMAKLKHHEIKVIDAKITEIEHQNGHLRQIIFEDGKKLAFDVAYGSVPFVQHSDIPASLGCELTEQGQIKVDGFQKTTLSGVFACGDSGYMMRTVASAVFSGNLAGVMVNNELATEQF; translated from the coding sequence ATGACTAATACCAGTTATGATGTAATCATTATCGGGGGAAGCTATGCTGGGCTTTCCACAGCAATGGCCCTGGGCCGCTCACTGCGGAATGTGCTCATCATCGATAGTGGACTACCCTGCAACCGACAGACGCCCCAGTCGCATAATTTCATCACGCAAGATGGCCAAGAGCCGGGGGTGATTACCCAGAAAGCCAAGGCTCAAGTCTTGGCCTACAATACGGTGAAATTCCTCCATGACCTAGCCATCAGTGGTAGGAAAATCGATAACGGTTTCGTCATTACAACCCAGTCCAATTCATCATTTCAGGCCACGAAACTCGTCTTTGCATCGGGTATGAAAGACATCATGCCCGACATCAAGGGCTTTGCGGCCTGCTGGGGAATTTCAGTCATTCATTGTCCTTACTGCCACGGCTACGAATATCGCGGCCAAAATACGGCGATGATTGCCAACGGAGACCGGGCGTTTCACCTGGCCTCACTAGTCTCTAATCTGACCCCTCAACTCACCATTTTGACGTCGGGCAAAGCCGACTTCAAGCCCGAGCAGATGGCTAAACTGAAGCATCACGAAATCAAGGTTATTGACGCAAAGATTACGGAAATCGAGCATCAAAACGGCCACCTCAGACAAATCATTTTTGAGGACGGCAAGAAGCTGGCTTTCGATGTAGCGTATGGCAGTGTCCCCTTTGTGCAGCACTCGGATATACCGGCTTCACTAGGCTGTGAACTGACCGAACAGGGCCAGATCAAAGTGGATGGGTTTCAAAAGACCACCCTGTCGGGTGTGTTTGCCTGTGGTGATTCAGGTTATATGATGCGAACCGTCGCCAGTGCTGTGTTCAGCGGGAACCTAGCCGGTGTCATGGTTAATAATGAACTGGCTACTGAGCAGTTTTAA
- a CDS encoding cupin domain-containing protein — MENSIDNQITHITSRPVARPQLAGRAFNLLFVFIVLALWPDLASGQTTNTVTGPQAAKKGPADTFTGTVWVTSLVPNDSIFTTISGSVAFEKSARSHWHSHPAGQILIVTDGIGYHQIKGEPRQVIRKGDVVKCPPNVVHWHGASPNSKMTHLYIIPNTEKGIVKWLLAVTDAEYNQK; from the coding sequence ATGGAAAATTCAATCGACAACCAGATAACCCACATCACCAGTCGTCCGGTGGCCAGGCCGCAGCTTGCCGGCCGGGCATTTAACCTGCTGTTCGTATTCATCGTCTTAGCCCTCTGGCCTGATTTGGCTTCAGGCCAGACAACGAACACCGTGACCGGTCCGCAGGCAGCGAAAAAAGGTCCTGCTGACACGTTTACGGGAACCGTTTGGGTGACGAGCCTGGTCCCCAATGACTCGATCTTTACGACTATTTCGGGCAGTGTCGCCTTTGAGAAAAGTGCCCGCTCGCACTGGCATTCTCATCCGGCCGGGCAAATCCTCATTGTTACGGATGGGATCGGTTACCACCAGATCAAAGGGGAGCCCAGGCAAGTGATTCGCAAAGGCGACGTCGTGAAATGCCCGCCTAATGTAGTTCATTGGCACGGAGCCAGTCCCAACAGTAAAATGACCCACCTGTATATCATCCCAAACACCGAAAAAGGGATCGTCAAGTGGCTACTGGCCGTCACGGATGCGGAATACAATCAAAAATAA
- the msrA gene encoding peptide-methionine (S)-S-oxide reductase MsrA, producing MESYKKAYIAGGCFWGMEDLFRVQPGVTDTEVGYIGGENEKPTYRNHPGHAEGIELTYDPAKTSFREILDYFYRVHDPSTMNRQRNDRGLSYRSAIFIQDEEERKVAEEVIQLVNDSKRWSGKVVTTLESFSKFWPAEPEHQDYLLRNPNGYTCHFERFGTFL from the coding sequence ATGGAAAGTTATAAGAAAGCGTACATAGCCGGTGGGTGTTTCTGGGGAATGGAAGATTTATTTAGAGTACAACCCGGAGTAACCGATACGGAGGTAGGTTATATTGGTGGCGAAAATGAAAAGCCAACTTACCGAAATCATCCCGGCCATGCCGAAGGAATTGAATTGACGTATGACCCTGCAAAAACGAGTTTTAGGGAAATTCTCGACTATTTTTACAGGGTTCATGATCCATCAACAATGAATAGACAGCGAAACGACCGCGGCTTGAGTTACCGATCCGCGATTTTCATCCAGGATGAAGAAGAAAGAAAGGTGGCCGAAGAGGTAATTCAGCTCGTTAATGATTCCAAAAGATGGAGTGGTAAAGTAGTAACCACATTAGAATCATTCAGCAAATTCTGGCCCGCTGAACCTGAACATCAGGATTATCTGCTCAGGAACCCCAACGGATACACCTGCCATTTCGAGCGATTCGGGACATTTTTATGA
- a CDS encoding class I SAM-dependent methyltransferase: MAEIWEVNFKQKQAMWGFEPAHSAVLTNDFFLEKALKSILVPGIGYGRNAQIFLQNGMTVTGIEISPTAIEIGRKHYGTKMRIHQGSVTDMPFDTVVYDGVFCYGLIHLLGNDERAKLIRDCYNQLAKGGYMVFAAISKEAPTYGQGRFISKDYYEVFEGIKMFFYDDESIGEEFGEVGLFESIRINEQYPFYLIKCRKGTLVKHFVAPF; the protein is encoded by the coding sequence ATGGCCGAAATCTGGGAAGTTAACTTTAAACAAAAGCAAGCCATGTGGGGCTTTGAACCGGCCCACTCAGCGGTGTTGACAAACGATTTTTTTTTAGAGAAAGCCCTAAAAAGCATCTTGGTACCCGGCATTGGCTACGGTCGTAACGCACAGATTTTCCTACAAAACGGTATGACCGTAACCGGTATCGAAATCTCACCGACGGCGATTGAAATAGGCCGAAAGCATTATGGAACCAAGATGAGAATTCATCAAGGTTCGGTGACGGATATGCCTTTCGATACGGTGGTGTATGATGGGGTTTTCTGTTACGGCTTAATTCATTTACTAGGCAATGACGAACGAGCAAAACTCATCCGAGACTGTTATAACCAACTGGCCAAGGGGGGTTATATGGTATTTGCAGCCATCTCCAAGGAAGCGCCTACCTACGGCCAAGGTCGGTTCATTAGTAAAGATTACTACGAAGTCTTTGAGGGCATAAAGATGTTCTTCTACGACGATGAATCCATTGGTGAGGAGTTCGGCGAAGTGGGGCTATTTGAATCGATACGGATCAACGAACAGTACCCCTTCTATTTAATCAAATGCCGCAAAGGCACTCTGGTCAAACATTTTGTGGCTCCCTTCTAA
- a CDS encoding proline iminopeptidase-family hydrolase, with amino-acid sequence MVPTYKTLLILFFPFFLCHAQSKDSTYQAKIGATGVRMITVDGKYKVWTQKIGNGAIKLLLLHGGPANTHEYFENFVYYLPNAGIELYFYDQLGSYYSDQPKDSTIWNLDRFVNEVEQVRLGLQLDSIYILGHSWGAMLGLEYAAKYGQHLKGLIVSNMSYSTLNSYNQRVKLYQGIAKRVPNGLVLLDAWYRGQPISDSLKLQQIRDKFQSTYVIRKIPIPDALKRNFAHTNRADSKYTKPAQWDFLSRLPSVKVTTLLLGSKHDFIPIEDYQKMHNLMPKSEVYICPNGSHMAMWDDPEHYFAALRTFLTDVQSKPLIGTKN; translated from the coding sequence TTGGTCCCTACTTATAAAACTCTGCTGATTCTATTCTTCCCCTTTTTTCTATGCCATGCACAGAGTAAAGACAGTACCTACCAGGCTAAAATAGGGGCTACTGGTGTACGCATGATCACCGTAGATGGTAAGTACAAAGTCTGGACTCAGAAAATTGGGAACGGAGCCATCAAACTCCTTTTACTGCATGGAGGCCCAGCCAACACGCATGAATACTTTGAGAATTTTGTCTATTACCTACCCAACGCAGGTATAGAACTGTATTTTTATGACCAGTTAGGTTCTTACTACTCCGATCAACCAAAGGATAGTACAATCTGGAATCTGGATCGATTTGTGAACGAGGTGGAGCAGGTTCGGCTAGGCTTACAACTCGATTCAATCTATATTCTTGGCCATTCATGGGGGGCCATGCTGGGGCTTGAATATGCGGCTAAGTATGGTCAACATTTGAAAGGGTTGATTGTCTCTAACATGAGCTATTCGACCTTAAACTCGTACAATCAACGGGTAAAGTTGTATCAGGGTATTGCCAAACGAGTGCCTAATGGGTTAGTTCTGTTGGATGCCTGGTATCGTGGGCAACCCATCAGTGATTCACTGAAGCTTCAGCAAATACGGGACAAATTTCAATCCACTTATGTGATTAGGAAGATTCCAATACCCGATGCCTTGAAGAGAAACTTTGCGCACACAAATCGGGCCGATAGTAAGTACACGAAACCAGCTCAATGGGATTTTTTAAGCCGGTTGCCTAGTGTAAAAGTGACTACTTTACTGCTAGGGTCAAAGCATGACTTTATTCCGATTGAGGATTACCAAAAGATGCACAATCTAATGCCAAAAAGTGAAGTATATATCTGTCCCAATGGCTCTCATATGGCGATGTGGGACGATCCAGAACACTATTTCGCAGCTCTCCGCACATTCTTGACAGATGTACAGTCTAAGCCGCTAATTGGGACCAAAAACTAG
- a CDS encoding DapH/DapD/GlmU-related protein, translated as MTTIFQRMRAGEPLRKDDPDYARFSEVVARTIRLCVRMNATATKLDQVRSQLSAIIGTEIDESTTIFPPFYTNFGQFIRLGKNVFINHTCSFLDSGGITIEDDVQIGPSVKLTSENHPLDPADRKTLLLRPILIKRNAWIGAGATLLAGVTVGENAVVAAGAVVSRDVPPNTVVAGIPAKVVKTL; from the coding sequence ATGACAACAATTTTTCAACGGATGCGGGCTGGTGAACCGCTCCGGAAAGATGATCCTGACTATGCCCGGTTTAGCGAGGTCGTGGCCCGTACCATTCGGTTATGCGTCCGGATGAACGCCACGGCCACCAAGCTGGATCAGGTTCGCAGCCAGTTGAGTGCCATCATTGGTACTGAGATCGACGAATCGACAACGATTTTCCCTCCGTTCTATACCAACTTTGGTCAGTTCATTCGCTTGGGCAAAAACGTCTTTATTAATCATACCTGTTCGTTTCTGGATAGTGGTGGGATTACGATAGAAGACGATGTGCAGATTGGTCCCAGCGTCAAGCTCACGTCCGAAAATCACCCGCTAGACCCCGCTGATCGCAAAACACTCCTTCTGCGACCTATTCTGATCAAACGGAATGCCTGGATTGGTGCAGGTGCCACCCTTCTGGCGGGCGTTACAGTTGGCGAAAACGCGGTGGTTGCCGCCGGAGCTGTCGTCAGTCGGGACGTACCACCCAACACGGTCGTTGCCGGCATACCGGCGAAGGTGGTGAAGACCCTATAA
- a CDS encoding cupin domain-containing protein has protein sequence MKPTQMLLLPLMLVFLRILACKTDDPMTQQNPILPAGNTTAANPRIHPGDVVWFKPNEKHWHGASPTKAMSHLAIQEEVNGEVITWLEKVSEREYAI, from the coding sequence ATGAAACCAACCCAGATGCTGCTACTGCCGTTAATGCTGGTTTTCCTCCGTATCCTGGCTTGCAAAACCGACGATCCCATGACCCAGCAGAACCCCATTCTGCCAGCCGGCAATACAACGGCTGCCAACCCCAGAATCCATCCCGGCGATGTCGTATGGTTCAAACCTAACGAAAAGCATTGGCATGGTGCTTCGCCAACGAAGGCCATGAGCCACCTAGCCATTCAGGAAGAGGTAAACGGTGAGGTGATAACCTGGCTGGAGAAAGTAAGTGAGCGTGAGTACGCAATTTGA